In Triticum urartu cultivar G1812 chromosome 6, Tu2.1, whole genome shotgun sequence, the following proteins share a genomic window:
- the LOC125513990 gene encoding uncharacterized protein LOC125513990 isoform X2 gives MTQHHAMRGGLARSFFAPAARAAAPCCPSPLLLRRALPSVPPAAARRPPLPSPLPPPSIAGKIIKMDEVTQAVENLKSEWSQAVAQLEVCIAAIESCGKMGKGTEEAMSLPRLNGSAQDALQLLNALQCRLDLLAEQLPTFEEVQSGQATLGSWKEQYQRLRATLRSANLQAKVNIGKAAQEERELLLGGGEESTIRRRNLQTKAGMTSAAESITESLRRSRQLMVQEAERSANTLSTFDESTSVLRMAEGEYQGHRSLLMCTRGMLSTMQRQDVLDRIILTIGFLVFSLAVLYVVSRRIGLLTLQRKLADAIRSGSVSAGDILAKVQEGPAPTNAPYDEL, from the exons ATGACCCAGCACCACGCGATGCGAGGAGGGCTAGCACGTTCGTTCTTCGCCCCTGCCGCCAGAGCCGCCGCGCCCTGCTGTCCGTCGCCCCTGCTGCTCCGCCGCGCCTTGCCGTCCGTCCCCCCTGCTGCTGCGCGGCGTccccccctcccctctcccctcccgccgccctccATTGCTGGCAAG ATAATAAAGATGGACGAGGTCACACAAGCCGTTGAAAACCTGAAAAGTGAATGGAGCCAAGCAGTTGCACAGCTTGAGGTGTGCATTGCTGCAATTGAATCCTGTGGGAAGATGGGGAAAGGGACAGAAGAAGCAATGTCTCTTCCTAGGTTGAACGGTTCTGCACAGGATGCACTGCAATTGCTGAATGCACTGCAAtgcaggcttgatcttctggcaGAGCAGCTACCCACTTTTGAAGAAGTTCAGTCTGGACAGGCAACCTTAGGATCATGGAAGGAACAGTATCAGCG GCTGCGTGCGACCCTGAGGAGTGCTAACTTACAAGCAAAAGTGAACATTGGAAAAGCTGCTCAAGAAGAG AGGGAGCTTCTTCTGGGAGGCGGAGAAGAGTCCACTATTCGGAGGCGTAATCTCCA GACAAAGGCTGGGATGACATCCGCTGCAGAAAGTATTACTGAGAGCCTCCGTAGGTCTCGGCAGTTGATGGTTCAG GAAGCGGAAAGAAGTGCTAATACCTTGTCAACTTTTG ATGAATCGACAAGTGTTCTCCGAATGGCTGAAGGTGAGTATCAAGGGCACCGCTCTTTGCTGATGTGCACCCGTGGTATGCTCTCCACGATGCAACGACAAGATGTTCTCGATAG GATCATCCTGACCATTGGGTTCCTCGTGTTCTCCTTGGCGGTTCTCTATGTTGTCTCAAGACGTATTGGCCTGTTGACACTGCAAAGGAAGCTGGCTGATGCTATCAGATCAGGCTCAGTATCAGCTGGAGACATCTTGGCTAAAGTGCAGGAGGGACCTGCCCCAACAAATGCTCCTTATGATGAACTGTGA
- the LOC125513990 gene encoding uncharacterized protein LOC125513990 isoform X1 → MTQHHAMRGGLARSFFAPAARAAAPCCPSPLLLRRALPSVPPAAARRPPLPSPLPPPSIAGKEELDRTGGLQSKANEERGIRSKIIKMDEVTQAVENLKSEWSQAVAQLEVCIAAIESCGKMGKGTEEAMSLPRLNGSAQDALQLLNALQCRLDLLAEQLPTFEEVQSGQATLGSWKEQYQRLRATLRSANLQAKVNIGKAAQEERELLLGGGEESTIRRRNLQTKAGMTSAAESITESLRRSRQLMVQEAERSANTLSTFDESTSVLRMAEGEYQGHRSLLMCTRGMLSTMQRQDVLDRIILTIGFLVFSLAVLYVVSRRIGLLTLQRKLADAIRSGSVSAGDILAKVQEGPAPTNAPYDEL, encoded by the exons ATGACCCAGCACCACGCGATGCGAGGAGGGCTAGCACGTTCGTTCTTCGCCCCTGCCGCCAGAGCCGCCGCGCCCTGCTGTCCGTCGCCCCTGCTGCTCCGCCGCGCCTTGCCGTCCGTCCCCCCTGCTGCTGCGCGGCGTccccccctcccctctcccctcccgccgccctccATTGCTGGCAAG GAAGAGCTAGACAGAACTGGGGGGCTTCAGAGCAAGGCAAACGAAGAAAGGGGCATAAGATCCAAG ATAATAAAGATGGACGAGGTCACACAAGCCGTTGAAAACCTGAAAAGTGAATGGAGCCAAGCAGTTGCACAGCTTGAGGTGTGCATTGCTGCAATTGAATCCTGTGGGAAGATGGGGAAAGGGACAGAAGAAGCAATGTCTCTTCCTAGGTTGAACGGTTCTGCACAGGATGCACTGCAATTGCTGAATGCACTGCAAtgcaggcttgatcttctggcaGAGCAGCTACCCACTTTTGAAGAAGTTCAGTCTGGACAGGCAACCTTAGGATCATGGAAGGAACAGTATCAGCG GCTGCGTGCGACCCTGAGGAGTGCTAACTTACAAGCAAAAGTGAACATTGGAAAAGCTGCTCAAGAAGAG AGGGAGCTTCTTCTGGGAGGCGGAGAAGAGTCCACTATTCGGAGGCGTAATCTCCA GACAAAGGCTGGGATGACATCCGCTGCAGAAAGTATTACTGAGAGCCTCCGTAGGTCTCGGCAGTTGATGGTTCAG GAAGCGGAAAGAAGTGCTAATACCTTGTCAACTTTTG ATGAATCGACAAGTGTTCTCCGAATGGCTGAAGGTGAGTATCAAGGGCACCGCTCTTTGCTGATGTGCACCCGTGGTATGCTCTCCACGATGCAACGACAAGATGTTCTCGATAG GATCATCCTGACCATTGGGTTCCTCGTGTTCTCCTTGGCGGTTCTCTATGTTGTCTCAAGACGTATTGGCCTGTTGACACTGCAAAGGAAGCTGGCTGATGCTATCAGATCAGGCTCAGTATCAGCTGGAGACATCTTGGCTAAAGTGCAGGAGGGACCTGCCCCAACAAATGCTCCTTATGATGAACTGTGA
- the LOC125513990 gene encoding uncharacterized protein LOC125513990 isoform X3, with translation MDEVTQAVENLKSEWSQAVAQLEVCIAAIESCGKMGKGTEEAMSLPRLNGSAQDALQLLNALQCRLDLLAEQLPTFEEVQSGQATLGSWKEQYQRLRATLRSANLQAKVNIGKAAQEERELLLGGGEESTIRRRNLQTKAGMTSAAESITESLRRSRQLMVQEAERSANTLSTFDESTSVLRMAEGEYQGHRSLLMCTRGMLSTMQRQDVLDRIILTIGFLVFSLAVLYVVSRRIGLLTLQRKLADAIRSGSVSAGDILAKVQEGPAPTNAPYDEL, from the exons ATGGACGAGGTCACACAAGCCGTTGAAAACCTGAAAAGTGAATGGAGCCAAGCAGTTGCACAGCTTGAGGTGTGCATTGCTGCAATTGAATCCTGTGGGAAGATGGGGAAAGGGACAGAAGAAGCAATGTCTCTTCCTAGGTTGAACGGTTCTGCACAGGATGCACTGCAATTGCTGAATGCACTGCAAtgcaggcttgatcttctggcaGAGCAGCTACCCACTTTTGAAGAAGTTCAGTCTGGACAGGCAACCTTAGGATCATGGAAGGAACAGTATCAGCG GCTGCGTGCGACCCTGAGGAGTGCTAACTTACAAGCAAAAGTGAACATTGGAAAAGCTGCTCAAGAAGAG AGGGAGCTTCTTCTGGGAGGCGGAGAAGAGTCCACTATTCGGAGGCGTAATCTCCA GACAAAGGCTGGGATGACATCCGCTGCAGAAAGTATTACTGAGAGCCTCCGTAGGTCTCGGCAGTTGATGGTTCAG GAAGCGGAAAGAAGTGCTAATACCTTGTCAACTTTTG ATGAATCGACAAGTGTTCTCCGAATGGCTGAAGGTGAGTATCAAGGGCACCGCTCTTTGCTGATGTGCACCCGTGGTATGCTCTCCACGATGCAACGACAAGATGTTCTCGATAG GATCATCCTGACCATTGGGTTCCTCGTGTTCTCCTTGGCGGTTCTCTATGTTGTCTCAAGACGTATTGGCCTGTTGACACTGCAAAGGAAGCTGGCTGATGCTATCAGATCAGGCTCAGTATCAGCTGGAGACATCTTGGCTAAAGTGCAGGAGGGACCTGCCCCAACAAATGCTCCTTATGATGAACTGTGA
- the LOC125516836 gene encoding uncharacterized protein LOC125516836 — MAMVMENQQPVAQMQLIPAPPRPPPPPPPAPQAYKHHCKVCKKGFMCGRALGGHMRAHGIADDALAAEDAFDDDGGGVGESSEAGSPSPTTAKRMYGLRANPGRLRNCRVCENCGKEFTSWKSLLDHGRCSFDEDDDLDGSLRSSSPPHNNADEGLDEDDEEEGDLALASGWSKGKRSRRAKVMIAGSSAISEVQQPAPSSEEEDLANCLVMLSSSRVTQPTVHVDADQESSASASKDEERNKLLVPQPLSIIPPMTAQFKFSAPQVVVAQHVPTVPRGLFECKACKKVFTSHQALGGHRASHKKVKGCFAAKLESSRNESTHQQAMASAALHDNTRAIPEAVGDTSTAEGKSGNLDAGKATSVGAGEFVVPAATTEMAIMPIADAAPVAAAFSPFKKKGKVHECSICHRVFTSGQALGGHKRCHWLTSSATDPAKLQPVVPDHLMAAMCHHLTLGRPMFDTADQRILDLNVPTNPSAEAVATRQAAELNDIPLCLNAPASMYVQSWTGHSNASHVNKTGTSSRNDAAAGGGAATEDEADSTSAKRAKVSDLKDMKVAGESLSWLQVGIGISSSENNEKSAQEGA; from the coding sequence ATGGCCATGGTCATGGAGAACCAGCAGCCGGTGGCGCAGATGCAGCTGATCccggcgccgccgcgcccgccTCCTCCCCCGCCGCCGGCGCCCCAGGCCTACAAGCACCACTGCAAGGTGTGCAAGAAGGGGTTCATGTGCGGACGGGCGCTCGGCGGGCACATGAGGGCGCACGGGATCGCGGACGACGCGCTAGCCGCCGAGGATGCCTTCGATGATGATGGCGGCGGTGTCGGCGAATCGTCCGAGGCGGGGAGCCCGTCGCCGACGACGGCCAAACGCATGTACGGGCTCCGCGCCAACCCTGGACGGCTACGGAACTGCCGGGTGTGCGAGAACTGCGGGAAGGAGTTCACGTCGTGGAAGTCGTTGCTGGATCATGGAAGGTGCAGCTTTGACGAGGACGATGATTTGGATGGCTCGCTCCGTTCGTCGTCGCCACCGCATAATAACGCCGACGAAGGCTTGGAtgaggacgacgaggaggaagGGGACCTGGCGTTGGCCTCCGGGTGGTCCAAGGGGAAACGGTCACGCCGCGCCAAGGTGATGATCGCCGGGAGCAGTGCCATATCGGAAGTGCAACAGCCGGCCCCATCAAGCGAGGAGGAGGACCTTGCCAATTGCCTCGTCATGCTCTCCTCGTCTCGTGTCACGCAACCAACAGTGCATGTGGATGCCGACCAGGAGTCGTCCGCATCAGCGAGCAAGGATGAAGAAAGGAATAAACTCCTGGTGCCACAACCGCTCTCGATCATCCCTCCCATGACAGCACAGTTCAAGTTTTCTGCGCCTCAGGTGGTAGTGGCGCAGCACGTTCCAACCGTCCCACGCGGCTTGTTTGAATGCAAGGCGTGCAAGAAGGTGTTCACCTCACACCAGGCTCTCGGCGGGCACCGTGCCAGCCACAAGAAAGTTAAAGGGTGCTTCGCCGCCAAGCTTGAGAGCAGCCGCAACGAGAGTACCCACCAACAGGCTATGGCATCGGCTGCTCTACACGACAACACCAGGGCCATCCCTGAGGCTGTAGGAGATACCAGCACTGCAGAAGGGAAGTCGGGTAACCTCGATGCCGGCAAGGCGACGAGTGTTGGCGCCGGCGAGTTCGTTGTGCCCGCAGCAACGACGGAAATGGCCATTATGCCGATCGCTGATGCAGCGCCGGTAGCAGCCGCCTTTTCTCCGTTCAAGAAGAAGGGGAAGGTGCACGAATGCTCCATCTGCCACCGCGTGTTCACGTCGGGGCAAGCGCTCGGGGGCCACAAGCGGTGCCACTGGCTCACCTCCAGCGCAACGGACCCCGCCAAGCTCCAGCCCGTCGTTCCCGATCACCTCATGGCGGCCATGTGCCACCACCTCACCCTCGGCCGCCCGATGTTCGACACGGCGGACCAGCGAATCCTTGATCTCAACGTGCCAACAAATCCGTCGGCTGAGGCGGTCGCCACCAGACAGGCCGCCGAGCTCAACGACATCCCGCTCTGCCTCAACGCGCCGGCGTCCATGTATGTGCAGTCCTGGACGGGGCACAGCAACGCCAGCCACGTGAACAAGACCGGGACGAGCAGCCGCAACGACGCGGCTGCCGGAGGCGGCGCGGCCACGGAGGACGAGGCCGATAGCACCAGTGCGAAGAGGGCCAAGGTCAGCGACCTCAAGGACATGAAGGTGGCCGGAGAGTCGCTGTCGTGGCTGCAGGTTGGCATCGGCATTTCCTCGTCGGAGAACAACGAGAAGAGTGCTCAGGAGGGAGCCTAA